From the genome of Nicotiana sylvestris chromosome 2, ASM39365v2, whole genome shotgun sequence, one region includes:
- the LOC104211888 gene encoding zinc transporter 2: protein MIMASINKSTTLLLPLALFLFLQFFTINGHGGADHDSDNENTNLRAKGLILVKVYCLIIMFVSTFAGGVSPYFYRWNESFLLLGTQFAGGVFLGTSLMHFLSDSAAKFAVLTEKEYPFSFMLASAGYLLTMFSDCIIMFVTKGHESSEAKVEVEEGRSGNNTEEGHGEANPFLKTTSLGDTILLILALCFHSIFEGIAVGVSATKGEAWRNLWTISLHKIFAAIAMGIALLRMIPKRPFLLTCAYSFAFAISSPIGVGIGIAIDATSEGKTADWTYAISMAIACGVFIYVAINHLILKGFRPKNKCYFDTQFFKFFAVFSGVGTIAIVMIWD from the exons ATGATCATGGCTTCTATCAACAAGTCAACTACTTTGTTATTACCACTAGCTTTGTTCTTGTTCTTGCAATTTTTCACTATCAATGGTCATGGTGGTGCTGATCATGATTCAGATAATGAGAATACAAATTTGCGCGCAAAGGGATTGATTCTTGTTAAAGTTTATTGCTTGATCATAATGTTTGTGAGCACATTTGCTGGTGGAGTTTCGCCATATTTTTATCGATGGAACGAGAGTTTTCTATTGTTAGGGACTCAATTTGCTGGTGGTGTTTTTTTAGGGACTTCTTTGATGCATTTCTTGAGTGATTCTGCTGCAAAGTTTGCTGTACTTACTGAGAAAGAGTACCCCTTTTCCTTCATGTTGGCTTCTGCAG GCTACCTTCTCACCATGTTTAGTGACTGCATTATCATGTTTGTGACAAAGGGTCATGAATCAAGTGAGGCCAAAGTTGAAGTAGAAGAAGGAAGGTCAGGTAATAATACTGAGGAGGGACATGGGGAAGCAAATCCTTTTCTCAAGACAACTTCACTTGGGGACACAATACTTCTCATTCTTGCATTGTGTTTTCACTCTATTTTTGAAGGCATTGCTGTTGGAGTATCAg CTACAAAGGGAGAAGCATGGAGAAATTTATGGACAATATCATTACACAAGATATTTGCAGCAATTGCAATGGGAATTGCACTTCTAAGAATGATACCAAAGAGGCCATTTCTACTTACTTGTGCTTACTCTTTTGCCTTTGCTATTTCAAGCCCTATAGGTGTTGGAATAGGAATAGCAATTGATGCTACAAGTGAAGGAAAAACAGCAGATTGGACTTATGCCATTTCCATGGCAATTGCTTGTGGAGTTTTCATATATGTGGCAATAAATCACCTTATATTAAAAGGTTTTAGGCCAAAGAACAAATGTTATTTTGACACTCAATTCTTCAAGTTTTTTGCTGTGTTTTCTGGAGTTGGGACTATTGCTATAGTCATGATATGGGACTAA
- the LOC104211889 gene encoding E3 ubiquitin-protein ligase SDIR1-like isoform X1 → MHKFFMSPTKTACVVLSILVLFLYTLRPADDTSMVFMGCVFVHVSIIMAFVMIYEICSTRRARGRTSSTSVNRLIGCDTLHHYVPSSEAFPTRRRLQELRLQVALLDRELVEFENVTLSELPSAIVFGIPSMNEEEINALPVHNYKGIGLESEDAPLKQGSFSAASAKGYWRIGITEDPSCDESTCNICFQQVIKGDLVRSLPCLHQFHRRCINPWLAVNASCPICKFMLGSGAQQSIESVISDDEMV, encoded by the exons ATG CATAAATTTTTTATGAGTCCAACAAAAACGGCCTGCGTCGTTCTGTCTATCTTAG TTCTTTTCCTATACACTTTAAGGCCCGCTGATGACACGTCTATGGTCTTCATG GGCTGCGTTTTTGTGCATGTAAGCATTATTATGGCATTTGTTATGATATATGAAATTTGTTCTACACGTCGAGCTCGAGGCAGAACAAGTAGTACATCCGTTAACCGCTTGATTGGTTGTGATACACTCCATCACTATGTGCCTTCATCAGAAGCTTTTCCAACCAGAAGAAGATTGCAGGAGCTGAGGCTCCAAGTTGCTCTTCTAGATCGTGAACTTGTTGAGTTTG AAAACGTAACCTTAAGTGAGTTGCCTTCTGCTATTGTTTTCGGAATTCCTTCCATGAATGAAGAAGAGATAAATGCCTTACCTGTTCACAATTACAAAGGCATTGGTCTAGAGAG TGAGGATGCACCACTGAAACAAGGCTCATTTTCTGCTGCCTCAGCTAAG GGATATTGGAGGATAGGTATAACAGAGGATCCCTCATGTGACGAATCGACATGTAATATTTGTTTCCAGCAAGTTATAAAGGGAGACCTTGTTCGTAGCTTGCCATGTTTACATCAG tttcataggagatgcattaaCCCGTGGCTCGCAGTGAATGCTTCATGTCCAATCTGTAAATTTATGCTGGGGTCAGGAGCGCAGCAAAGCATCGAGAGTGTGATTAGTGATGATGAAATGGTCTGA
- the LOC104211889 gene encoding E3 ubiquitin-protein ligase SDIR1-like isoform X2, which translates to MSPTKTACVVLSILVLFLYTLRPADDTSMVFMGCVFVHVSIIMAFVMIYEICSTRRARGRTSSTSVNRLIGCDTLHHYVPSSEAFPTRRRLQELRLQVALLDRELVEFENVTLSELPSAIVFGIPSMNEEEINALPVHNYKGIGLESEDAPLKQGSFSAASAKGYWRIGITEDPSCDESTCNICFQQVIKGDLVRSLPCLHQFHRRCINPWLAVNASCPICKFMLGSGAQQSIESVISDDEMV; encoded by the exons ATGAGTCCAACAAAAACGGCCTGCGTCGTTCTGTCTATCTTAG TTCTTTTCCTATACACTTTAAGGCCCGCTGATGACACGTCTATGGTCTTCATG GGCTGCGTTTTTGTGCATGTAAGCATTATTATGGCATTTGTTATGATATATGAAATTTGTTCTACACGTCGAGCTCGAGGCAGAACAAGTAGTACATCCGTTAACCGCTTGATTGGTTGTGATACACTCCATCACTATGTGCCTTCATCAGAAGCTTTTCCAACCAGAAGAAGATTGCAGGAGCTGAGGCTCCAAGTTGCTCTTCTAGATCGTGAACTTGTTGAGTTTG AAAACGTAACCTTAAGTGAGTTGCCTTCTGCTATTGTTTTCGGAATTCCTTCCATGAATGAAGAAGAGATAAATGCCTTACCTGTTCACAATTACAAAGGCATTGGTCTAGAGAG TGAGGATGCACCACTGAAACAAGGCTCATTTTCTGCTGCCTCAGCTAAG GGATATTGGAGGATAGGTATAACAGAGGATCCCTCATGTGACGAATCGACATGTAATATTTGTTTCCAGCAAGTTATAAAGGGAGACCTTGTTCGTAGCTTGCCATGTTTACATCAG tttcataggagatgcattaaCCCGTGGCTCGCAGTGAATGCTTCATGTCCAATCTGTAAATTTATGCTGGGGTCAGGAGCGCAGCAAAGCATCGAGAGTGTGATTAGTGATGATGAAATGGTCTGA
- the LOC104211890 gene encoding E3 ubiquitin-protein ligase RDUF1 has protein sequence MSSSYWCYRCTRFVRVSAGSDVVCPYCDSGFIEAAEASNIGSSPETRRRLNGRPESERSVNMGSRRSRRNRGGDRSPFNPVIVLRSPSETLAGDDEAAGEERSYELYYDDGEGSGLRPLPPTMSEFLMGSGFDRLLDQLAQIEVNGFGRPENPPASKSAIESMPILEIASHHVNTEEHCAVCKEAFVLGSEAREMPCKHIYHTDCILPWLSLRNSCPVCRHEIPAESPETTTSGDFVRSRNDEEAMGLTIWRLPGGGFAVGRFAGGRLGAERELPVVYTEMDGGFNNGVPRRIAWRSRRSNTSRNGGGISRIFGNVASFFRRLSPSSQRRRALEIHSSSSDSSGSGSNVFRSRSVSSTSVFSRYLRRSSRTWVPEESNGVTRW, from the coding sequence ATGTCTTCATCGTATTGGTGTTACCGGTGTACGCGATTTGTTAGGGTTTCAGCTGGGAGCGACGTTGTTTGTCCGTACTGTGATAGTGGATTTATTGAAGCTGCTGAGGCTAGTAATATTGGATCGTCGCCGGAAACTCGCCGGCGATTGAACGGGCGGCCAGAATCGGAACGTAGTGTTAACATGGGATCTCGCCGGAGCCGGCGTAATCGCGGCGGAGACAGATCTCCGTTCAATCCGGTTATTGTTCTTCGTAGTCCGTCGGAAACTTTAGCCGGAGATGATGAAGCTGCAGGAGAGGAGCGGAGTTACGAGCTTTATTATGACGACGGCGAAGGTTCTGGTCTCCGGCCGTTACCTCCGACGATGTCAGAGTTTTTAATGGGGTCTGGATTTGACCGGTTGCTCGATCAGCTAGCGCAAATCGAGGTGAACGGATTTGGCCGGCCGGAGAATCCGCCGGCTTCGAAATCGGCGATTGAATCGATGCCGATCTTAGAAATAGCATCTCATCACGTGAATACAGAAGAGCATTGCGCCGTTTGTAAAGAAGCTTTTGTTTTAGGCTCTGAAGCACGTGAAATGCCATGTAAACACATCTACCATACCGACTGTATTCTCCCGTGGCTGTCGCTACGCAATTCGTGTCCCGTCTGCCGGCACGAAATACCGGCTGAATCGCCGGAAACTACAACCTCCGGCGACTTTGTTCGATCGAGAAACGATGAAGAAGCGATGGGATTGACGATATGGAGACTCCCCGGAGGTGGATTCGCCGTGGGGAGATTTGCCGGCGGAAGACTGGGAGCGGAAAGAGAACTTCCGGTAGTGTATACAGAAATGGACGGCGGGTTTAACAATGGGGTGCCTAGAAGAATAGCTTGGAGATCAAGGAGGAGTAATACAAGTCGAAATGGCGGTGGAATAAGCCGAATTTTCGGCAATGTTGCATCGTTTTTTAGAAGATTATCGCCTTCTTCTCAACGGCGGAGAGCGCTCGAAATACATTCGAGCAGCTCGGATTCATCCGGGTCCGGATCTAATGTTTTTCGGAGTCGGAGCGTTTCAAGCACTTCAGTATTCAGTAGATATTTGAGGAGGAGCAGTAGAACTTGGGTACCGGAAGAGAGTAATGGAGTAACCAGATGGTAA